A window of the Parabacteroides merdae ATCC 43184 genome harbors these coding sequences:
- a CDS encoding sensor histidine kinase, with amino-acid sequence MKTGNKIALFYTAITIGIISVVTVVFYFVATDYISRLYYSYLTEKAYATAQKHWEKDELDEEDYARIQQHYEETLPVAAEILLNADSITEAHSVLSRYLTDEKIASLYAGNVVRFHEGKELGAAVYYPDNEGNFIVLVVSSNQYGGDIQHRIGWLLLGMLVISAVLVYFVGRLYATRMVDRIDAAYQSEKSFISNASHELNNPLTAIQGECEISLLKERTSAEYQAALGRIASETKRIILLMKNLLFLSHGDKEILKNARETVLLADFLMQFVGNRVRFTTDHFAFAIEANPHLLKIAIGNILNNACKYSGDAPVEMQLKGAVLTITDMGIGIPEEEIARVYQPFYRASNTREFAGHGIGLSLSMRILRSYGAEITITSEVGKGTTVEIEFP; translated from the coding sequence ATGAAGACCGGGAATAAGATTGCTCTTTTTTATACGGCTATCACGATCGGTATTATTTCGGTGGTGACAGTCGTTTTCTATTTTGTGGCGACCGACTATATCAGCCGCCTCTACTATTCCTATCTGACGGAGAAGGCATACGCGACGGCACAGAAGCATTGGGAGAAGGATGAGTTGGACGAGGAAGATTATGCCCGTATCCAGCAGCATTATGAGGAGACGTTGCCTGTTGCAGCGGAAATCTTGCTGAACGCCGACAGCATAACGGAGGCGCATAGCGTCTTGTCCCGTTACCTGACCGATGAGAAGATCGCTTCCCTGTATGCAGGCAATGTGGTTCGTTTCCATGAAGGGAAAGAATTAGGAGCGGCTGTCTACTATCCGGATAATGAGGGCAATTTTATCGTACTGGTTGTGTCGAGCAACCAGTACGGCGGGGATATCCAGCACCGGATCGGCTGGCTGTTGTTGGGGATGCTGGTGATCAGTGCCGTCCTGGTCTATTTCGTCGGCCGTTTGTATGCGACCCGCATGGTCGACCGTATCGATGCGGCTTACCAGAGTGAGAAGTCTTTTATCAGCAATGCATCTCATGAACTGAATAATCCGCTTACGGCCATCCAGGGAGAATGCGAGATCAGCTTGCTGAAGGAACGTACGTCGGCCGAATACCAGGCAGCATTGGGGCGTATCGCTTCCGAAACGAAACGCATCATCCTATTGATGAAGAACCTGCTTTTCCTTTCTCATGGGGATAAGGAGATCCTGAAGAATGCACGTGAGACGGTTTTGCTGGCCGACTTCCTGATGCAGTTCGTGGGTAACCGCGTTCGTTTTACAACCGACCATTTCGCTTTCGCTATCGAGGCGAATCCGCATCTGCTGAAGATCGCTATCGGCAACATCTTGAATAATGCATGTAAATATTCGGGAGATGCGCCTGTCGAGATGCAGCTGAAAGGTGCTGTCCTGACCATTACGGACATGGGGATCGGTATTCCGGAGGAGGAGATCGCCCGTGTGTACCAGCCTTTCTATCGTGCCTCCAACACACGGGAGTTCGCCGGGCATGGTATCGGACTTAGTCTTTCCATGCGTATCCTAAGAAGCTACGGGGCGGAAATCACGATTACGTCCGAGGTCGGGAAGGGAACGACGGTGGAAATCGAATTCCCGTAA
- a CDS encoding response regulator transcription factor: protein MAKILLVEDEINIASFIERGLQEFGHEVRVANDGQAGWELVQQEDFQLLILDIIMPKMNGLQLCKQYRQTYGYQSPVIMLTALGTTDDIVNGLDAGADDYLVKPFSFQELEARIKALLRRTGAEPAVPLLSCGDLTLDPSSHRAIRGKVVIDLTVKEYRLLEYLIRNRGTAQSRLTLLKNVWDKNFDTNTNVVDVYVNYLRSKIDKDFDRKLIRTVVGVGYMMEA, encoded by the coding sequence ATGGCAAAGATATTATTAGTAGAAGATGAAATAAACATCGCCTCTTTCATCGAGCGGGGCTTGCAGGAGTTTGGTCATGAAGTCCGCGTGGCCAATGACGGGCAGGCCGGCTGGGAGTTGGTTCAGCAGGAGGATTTCCAATTGTTGATACTCGACATCATCATGCCGAAGATGAACGGTCTGCAACTCTGTAAACAGTATCGCCAGACGTATGGCTACCAGTCGCCCGTTATCATGCTGACCGCCTTAGGGACGACGGACGATATCGTGAACGGACTGGATGCCGGTGCCGACGACTATCTGGTGAAACCTTTCAGTTTCCAGGAACTGGAAGCCCGTATCAAAGCCCTTTTACGGCGTACGGGGGCGGAACCTGCCGTACCGCTTCTGAGTTGTGGAGACCTGACACTCGATCCGTCCAGCCACCGGGCGATCCGTGGCAAGGTAGTGATCGACCTGACCGTAAAGGAGTACCGCCTGCTCGAATATCTGATCCGGAACCGGGGGACGGCACAGAGCCGGCTGACCTTGCTGAAAAATGTCTGGGACAAGAACTTCGATACGAATACGAATGTGGTGGATGTCTATGTCAATTACCTGCGTAGCAAGATCGACAAGGATTTCGACCGCAAACTGATCCGCACCGTAGTGGGAGTGGGCTATATGATGGAAGCATGA
- a CDS encoding septal ring lytic transglycosylase RlpA family protein has translation MPFRLVHIILLLVAFAGTGDVWGQEEGLASYYHNRFHGRKAASGRVHDADELVAAHRTYPFGTFLRVTNLSNMKRVIVCVTDRGPFRKGRIIDVSAGAAELLDFKKKGLARVRIEVVPGKIDLSLLDLLYPKIPFLEVDHLRVRPPYRIGKNK, from the coding sequence ATGCCCTTCCGCCTGGTACATATCATCCTTCTGTTGGTCGCTTTCGCGGGCACGGGGGATGTGTGGGGCCAGGAGGAAGGGCTTGCTTCTTATTACCACAACCGTTTCCACGGCCGTAAGGCCGCCAGCGGGCGGGTCCATGATGCGGATGAGCTGGTTGCTGCCCACCGCACATATCCTTTCGGCACTTTCCTGCGTGTCACCAACCTGTCCAATATGAAGCGGGTGATCGTCTGTGTCACCGATCGCGGTCCTTTCCGCAAAGGACGTATCATCGATGTCTCTGCCGGTGCGGCCGAACTTCTGGATTTTAAGAAGAAAGGTCTTGCCCGTGTCCGTATCGAGGTTGTTCCGGGCAAGATAGATCTTAGCCTCCTCGACCTTCTCTATCCCAAGATTCCTTTTTTGGAAGTGGATCATCTTCGGGTGAGGCCGCCTTACAGGATCGGAAAGAACAAATGA
- a CDS encoding cytochrome c peroxidase, whose product MLNTILCKRTALPLGLLSLALVLPSCGSSEYKKYADNQAKQVASILRENGCMQCHSATAATPFYGNLPLIGPTVKADMREGTRYLDLTAMLEALDNGKLVSEADLAKVEDAALSGSMPPAKYSHMPMHWGTNLDSDEKAVLLSWAKDVRKKNYSTPTVAEEFANEPVQPLMASIPTDSAKVALGFDLYHDTRLSGDNTISCATCHGLATAGVDRKQYSEGIDGQFGGVNAPTVYNSALNILQFWDGRAADLKEQAAGPPLNPVEMGSHSFDEISAKLAEDKELSKRFLEVYPEGFNQSTITDAIAEFEKTLLTPSRFDKYLMGDKTALTAEEVAGYELFKENKCATCHTGVNLGGQSFEYMGIKDNYFDYRGTGLTDGDNGRYSVTKNEQDRHRFKTPTLRNVMLTPPYMHDGSIATIEDAIRIMHQFQIGKNISDADTKSLVAFLNTLTGEYKGELLQ is encoded by the coding sequence ATGCTTAACACTATTCTTTGTAAGAGGACGGCATTACCTTTAGGGCTGCTTTCATTGGCTCTGGTTCTGCCTTCGTGTGGTTCCTCCGAATACAAGAAGTATGCGGACAATCAGGCAAAACAGGTTGCTTCCATCCTTCGTGAGAACGGATGCATGCAGTGTCACTCGGCTACGGCGGCGACTCCTTTCTACGGTAATCTTCCTCTGATCGGTCCGACTGTCAAGGCGGATATGCGGGAAGGTACGCGTTATCTGGATCTGACGGCGATGCTGGAGGCGCTCGACAATGGCAAACTCGTTTCCGAAGCCGACCTGGCCAAGGTGGAAGATGCCGCTCTCTCAGGTTCCATGCCTCCCGCCAAGTATTCGCACATGCCGATGCACTGGGGGACAAACCTCGATAGCGACGAAAAGGCGGTCTTGCTTTCCTGGGCGAAGGATGTCCGTAAGAAGAACTATTCGACACCTACCGTCGCCGAAGAATTTGCCAATGAGCCTGTGCAACCGTTGATGGCTTCCATTCCGACCGATTCGGCCAAGGTAGCGTTGGGGTTCGATCTTTATCATGACACCCGTCTTTCCGGCGATAACACGATCTCGTGTGCTACCTGCCACGGGTTGGCTACTGCCGGTGTGGACCGCAAACAATATTCCGAGGGGATAGACGGACAGTTCGGCGGCGTGAATGCTCCGACTGTGTATAACTCGGCTTTGAATATCCTGCAGTTTTGGGACGGACGTGCTGCCGACCTGAAGGAACAGGCTGCCGGGCCTCCTTTGAACCCGGTTGAAATGGGCAGCCACTCGTTTGACGAGATATCGGCCAAGCTGGCGGAAGACAAGGAGTTGAGCAAACGTTTCCTCGAAGTGTATCCGGAAGGTTTCAACCAGTCTACGATTACCGATGCTATCGCCGAGTTTGAAAAGACGTTGCTCACGCCGAGCCGCTTCGACAAGTATCTGATGGGTGACAAGACGGCTCTGACTGCCGAGGAGGTCGCAGGCTACGAATTGTTTAAGGAGAATAAATGCGCTACTTGCCATACGGGGGTGAACCTGGGTGGACAGTCTTTCGAATACATGGGTATCAAGGATAATTATTTCGATTATCGCGGCACGGGGCTGACGGATGGTGACAACGGACGTTATTCCGTCACGAAGAACGAACAGGATCGCCATCGTTTCAAGACGCCGACTCTGCGTAACGTGATGCTTACCCCGCCGTATATGCACGACGGTTCGATCGCGACGATCGAAGATGCCATCCGCATCATGCACCAGTTCCAGATCGGTAAGAACATTTCGGACGCGGATACCAAGAGCCTCGTGGCGTTCCTGAACACGCTCACCGGAGAATATAAGGGTGAGTTGTTACAATAA
- a CDS encoding tyrosine-protein phosphatase, with product MFSLLFPKKNAVHTDLLRGTADVHSHLLPGVDDGVQSADDMQAALNAMQEAGVERVFLTPHVMADLPDNRRSYLQDRFACMKQFAPEGIELRLAAEYMLDAGFRLQMADGLLTYEDRQVLVETSYLSPPPDYLNLLYELSLEGYTPVLAHPERYMYMTKEDYFRLKDKGYKFQLNLFSLAGMYGARPAKYAAYLMKEGFYDYAGSDLHHPDDYKRNLARLKLSGKMLDGLREVLENNKGL from the coding sequence ATGTTTTCCCTACTTTTTCCAAAGAAGAACGCGGTTCACACCGATTTGTTGAGGGGGACGGCAGATGTGCATTCACATCTGCTGCCCGGTGTGGACGACGGTGTGCAGAGCGCCGATGATATGCAGGCGGCTCTGAATGCGATGCAGGAGGCTGGTGTGGAACGTGTTTTCCTGACTCCTCATGTAATGGCGGACCTGCCTGACAACCGGCGCAGTTACTTGCAGGATCGTTTTGCTTGTATGAAACAGTTTGCCCCGGAAGGGATCGAGTTGAGGCTGGCGGCGGAGTATATGTTGGATGCCGGTTTCCGTTTGCAGATGGCGGACGGCCTCTTGACGTATGAGGACAGGCAAGTCCTGGTCGAGACTTCCTATCTCTCGCCTCCTCCCGACTATCTGAACTTGCTTTACGAACTGAGCTTGGAGGGCTACACGCCTGTCTTGGCTCACCCGGAACGGTATATGTATATGACGAAGGAGGATTATTTCCGGCTGAAGGACAAGGGGTACAAGTTCCAGCTGAACCTGTTCTCACTTGCCGGCATGTATGGCGCCCGTCCTGCCAAATATGCCGCATACCTGATGAAGGAAGGCTTCTACGATTATGCCGGCTCCGACCTGCATCATCCCGACGATTACAAGAGAAACCTTGCCCGCCTGAAACTTTCGGGCAAAATGCTCGACGGTCTCAGAGAGGTGCTGGAGAATAACAAGGGACTATAG
- a CDS encoding GumC family protein, producing the protein MNTEQETNIRMEENELNLGDILQTVLANWYWFVLSVVVCAGTAFLYLKWAPKVYTRTASVLIKDDAKGGAMSESAAFEDLGLFGSKRNVDNEVLVFKSRRLMTEVARNLHLDVSYTVKDGLRTVELYTQSPVQLSFPDAEEAQAFSLKAVPVSGKEVILSGFTLGGQEVADGKPVKVALNDTVTTPVGRVVVVPSLYYGDKYFNTVVQVTKSPLQDVALRFQGGLQATLANKASTIINLTLQDVSIPRAEDVINTLISVYNTDAINDKNQIVMNTSNFINDRLIVIEKELGDVDSDIESYKREHQLTDISSETGMYLQTSSQYRQEGLSLENQLSLAKYIKNYLTDPGKSSDLIPANTGISDVNIESQIGEFNEMLLKRDKLISNSSSKNPVVQDLNNSLIAMKQTIIRSVDNLIVGLNIKIKNIRAQEEQTSRRISAVPTQQKEVLSVERRQKIKEELYLYLLNKREENELTQRMTESNARIIDPAAGSNAPVAPKSMMILLASIVLGCAIPAGVLWLLAVSDTKVRSRKDVEGVLSVPFLGEIPMRDKKDKSEVVVHENGRDSVSEAFRIVRTNMDFMRVKDKKMQVVMFTSFNPGAGKTFVSMNLAMSFALTHKKVVLVDLDIRKGTLSSHVHVSDKGVTNYLSGRIDNVDEIIRQNELCDKLDIIHAGPVPPNPAELLLGDRLETLIAELRKRYDYIILDNVPAGVVADAVIVNRVADLTIYVVRAGRMDRRALPEVEKLYQEGKLRNMSLILNGTVYKHGAYGYRYGYGYGYSYGYGYGYGQHKK; encoded by the coding sequence ATGAACACAGAACAAGAAACGAACATCCGCATGGAAGAGAACGAATTGAACCTGGGGGACATCCTGCAAACGGTGTTGGCTAATTGGTATTGGTTTGTTCTGTCTGTCGTGGTATGTGCCGGGACGGCGTTCCTCTATCTGAAGTGGGCGCCCAAGGTATATACCCGGACGGCTTCGGTACTGATCAAAGATGATGCGAAGGGCGGTGCGATGAGCGAGTCGGCCGCTTTCGAGGATCTGGGGCTTTTCGGTTCGAAGCGGAATGTGGATAACGAGGTGCTGGTATTCAAGTCCAGGCGGTTGATGACCGAAGTGGCGCGTAACCTGCATCTGGATGTGAGCTACACGGTAAAAGACGGGCTGCGGACGGTGGAACTGTACACCCAGTCGCCCGTACAGCTCTCTTTCCCGGATGCGGAAGAGGCACAGGCTTTTTCGTTGAAGGCGGTTCCTGTCTCCGGAAAGGAGGTGATATTGTCCGGATTCACCCTCGGCGGACAGGAGGTGGCGGACGGCAAGCCGGTGAAGGTGGCGCTGAACGACACGGTCACGACGCCTGTCGGCCGGGTGGTGGTGGTTCCGTCGCTTTATTACGGCGACAAGTATTTCAATACGGTCGTGCAGGTGACGAAATCGCCGTTGCAGGATGTGGCGCTCCGCTTCCAGGGAGGCTTGCAGGCTACTTTGGCGAACAAGGCGTCGACGATCATCAACCTGACGCTTCAGGATGTCTCCATCCCGCGTGCGGAGGATGTGATCAACACGCTGATCTCCGTCTACAACACGGATGCGATCAACGACAAGAACCAGATCGTGATGAACACTTCCAACTTCATCAACGACCGTCTGATCGTGATCGAGAAAGAACTGGGGGATGTGGATTCGGATATCGAGTCGTACAAGCGGGAACACCAGCTGACGGATATCTCGTCCGAGACGGGCATGTACCTGCAGACCTCCAGCCAATATCGCCAGGAGGGATTGAGTCTGGAGAACCAGTTGAGCCTGGCGAAATACATCAAGAACTACCTGACGGACCCCGGCAAGAGTTCGGACCTGATCCCGGCGAACACGGGCATATCGGATGTGAACATCGAGTCGCAGATCGGGGAGTTCAACGAGATGTTGCTGAAACGCGACAAGCTGATCAGCAACAGCAGTAGCAAGAACCCGGTGGTGCAGGACTTGAACAATTCGCTGATCGCGATGAAGCAGACCATCATCCGTTCGGTGGATAACCTGATCGTCGGGCTGAACATCAAGATCAAGAATATCCGGGCGCAGGAGGAACAGACGAGCCGCCGTATCTCGGCTGTGCCGACCCAGCAGAAGGAGGTCCTTTCGGTGGAACGCCGCCAGAAGATCAAAGAGGAACTGTATCTCTACCTGTTGAACAAGCGTGAGGAGAACGAGTTGACGCAGCGGATGACGGAAAGCAACGCACGTATCATCGACCCGGCGGCGGGAAGCAATGCCCCGGTGGCTCCGAAGTCGATGATGATCCTGTTGGCTTCCATCGTGCTGGGATGTGCGATACCGGCAGGTGTCTTGTGGCTGTTGGCGGTCAGCGACACGAAGGTGCGCTCGCGGAAGGATGTGGAGGGGGTACTCTCCGTGCCGTTCCTGGGCGAGATCCCGATGCGCGACAAGAAGGACAAGAGCGAGGTGGTGGTGCATGAGAACGGCCGCGACTCGGTTTCGGAGGCGTTCCGTATCGTGCGTACCAATATGGACTTCATGCGGGTGAAGGATAAGAAGATGCAGGTGGTGATGTTCACCTCGTTCAATCCGGGAGCCGGCAAGACGTTCGTCTCCATGAACCTGGCGATGAGTTTCGCCCTTACGCACAAGAAGGTCGTTTTGGTCGACCTCGATATCCGCAAGGGAACGCTCAGTTCGCATGTCCATGTATCGGACAAGGGTGTCACCAATTATCTGTCCGGTCGTATCGACAATGTCGATGAGATCATCCGGCAGAACGAGTTGTGCGACAAGCTGGATATCATCCATGCCGGTCCTGTTCCGCCTAACCCGGCTGAACTCTTGCTGGGGGACAGGTTGGAGACTTTGATCGCCGAGCTGCGTAAGCGGTATGATTATATCATCCTGGACAACGTACCGGCCGGTGTGGTTGCCGATGCAGTGATCGTCAACCGGGTGGCCGACCTGACGATCTATGTCGTCCGTGCGGGCAGAATGGACCGCCGTGCCCTTCCCGAAGTGGAGAAACTCTACCAGGAAGGCAAGCTGCGTAACATGAGCCTGATCCTGAACGGGACGGTTTACAAGCATGGCGCGTACGGCTACCGTTACGGGTATGGCTACGGTTATTCCTACGGCTATGGGTATGGTTACGGACAACATAAAAAATAA
- a CDS encoding polysaccharide biosynthesis/export family protein, with amino-acid sequence MLMCVVVLCTSCASSKKVVYLQDVVPLKQQDIEQKYEVYVHNDDLLAIMVNSKNPELALPFNMPMVSYQLGSGSTNSGSQRVLGYLVDGNGDIDFPILGKLHVAGLTRMQLTEMIKQRLIEGDLIKDPIVTVQFLNYKVSVMGEVNRPGSFNISGDRITLLEALSMAGDLTIYGRRDRVAVIREKDGKRTILMHDLRSSDIFNSPCYYLQQNDIVYVEPNKAKAEQTDINQNKSLGVWFGAISALVSIASLIVTLTK; translated from the coding sequence ATGTTGATGTGCGTGGTGGTACTTTGTACCTCCTGCGCATCTTCGAAGAAAGTGGTTTACTTGCAGGATGTCGTCCCGCTGAAGCAGCAGGATATCGAGCAGAAGTACGAGGTGTATGTCCATAACGACGATTTGCTGGCGATCATGGTGAACAGCAAGAACCCGGAACTGGCGTTGCCGTTCAATATGCCGATGGTATCGTACCAGTTGGGAAGTGGTTCGACCAATTCTGGAAGCCAGCGTGTGTTAGGCTATCTGGTGGATGGTAATGGGGATATCGATTTCCCGATCCTCGGCAAGTTGCATGTGGCGGGACTGACGCGTATGCAGTTGACGGAAATGATCAAGCAACGCCTGATAGAGGGAGACTTGATCAAAGACCCGATCGTGACGGTACAGTTCCTGAACTACAAGGTGTCGGTGATGGGTGAAGTGAACCGTCCGGGGTCCTTCAATATCTCCGGCGACCGTATCACCCTGTTGGAGGCCTTGAGTATGGCGGGCGACCTGACGATCTACGGACGACGCGACCGGGTGGCCGTGATCCGCGAGAAGGACGGGAAGCGGACGATCCTGATGCATGATCTCCGTTCGTCCGATATCTTCAATTCTCCTTGCTATTATTTGCAGCAGAACGATATCGTGTATGTCGAACCGAATAAGGCGAAGGCCGAGCAGACGGATATCAACCAGAACAAATCGTTGGGTGTCTGGTTTGGCGCGATTTCCGCTTTGGTTTCCATCGCGTCTCTGATTGTGACATTAACAAAGTAA
- a CDS encoding carboxypeptidase-like regulatory domain-containing protein — protein sequence MKKKNFWSAVLAMGLAATLSVGFVGCSDDDEPTPEIVTDNPLDKEVYYIAGKVTEGGKSLEGVEVSTSGKSVKTAADGTYQLAMDKVGTYVVTFAKDGYVTVTADAVILSGTPKHGSVALSQTLTSLAASVTVSADKDAVVYDERTHVAELHIPAGAVPEDTDITMTEYVKGVKVEGDHASLSTINCTPDGLEFGKDVEVVIKNTTSNAISFADVKHFVEEGNDWKEIGTADFDADRNAYVCSLDGFSNHSFGTVYSESAAGSSTENLSTVTIDNLGKMEAAEQEVNGKQKIGWEIEGDLKQQLSSAFSALSSSDVDKLASQLNAAITSTKGSTAGVEEIPFSLGTAKADGDQKVTIDMKAKKNLSSFSVNFNYQGRVVPFSVKVATYAGVSTTITKEGGASHPGHSGGVIQ from the coding sequence ATGAAAAAGAAAAATTTCTGGAGCGCAGTGCTGGCTATGGGCTTGGCTGCGACATTGAGTGTGGGATTTGTAGGATGTAGCGATGATGACGAACCGACACCTGAAATCGTGACCGATAATCCATTGGATAAGGAGGTCTACTATATCGCAGGTAAGGTGACGGAAGGAGGCAAGTCGCTGGAAGGTGTCGAGGTCAGCACGTCGGGCAAATCGGTCAAGACGGCTGCCGACGGGACGTACCAGTTGGCGATGGACAAGGTCGGAACCTATGTTGTGACGTTTGCAAAGGATGGATATGTGACAGTTACAGCCGATGCGGTAATCCTTTCGGGCACGCCGAAACATGGCAGTGTGGCTTTGTCGCAGACATTGACATCTTTGGCTGCTTCGGTGACCGTATCGGCTGATAAGGACGCGGTCGTATATGATGAACGTACTCATGTGGCCGAACTGCATATCCCGGCCGGGGCAGTTCCGGAAGATACCGATATCACGATGACCGAGTATGTGAAAGGGGTAAAAGTGGAAGGCGATCATGCCAGTCTGTCGACTATCAACTGCACGCCTGACGGTCTGGAGTTTGGAAAGGATGTGGAAGTGGTGATCAAGAACACGACCAGCAATGCGATCAGCTTCGCCGACGTGAAGCATTTCGTGGAAGAAGGCAATGACTGGAAAGAAATAGGAACGGCTGATTTTGATGCGGACCGCAACGCTTATGTCTGCTCGTTGGACGGTTTCTCTAACCACTCTTTCGGAACGGTTTATTCGGAATCCGCTGCCGGAAGCTCGACGGAAAACTTGTCTACCGTCACAATCGACAACCTGGGCAAGATGGAAGCTGCCGAGCAGGAAGTGAACGGTAAGCAGAAGATCGGTTGGGAGATCGAAGGTGACCTGAAACAGCAGTTGAGTAGCGCGTTCTCCGCTTTGAGCAGTTCTGATGTTGACAAACTGGCAAGCCAGCTGAACGCGGCTATCACGTCTACCAAAGGTTCGACTGCCGGTGTGGAAGAAATTCCTTTCTCTTTAGGTACGGCCAAGGCTGATGGCGACCAGAAAGTGACGATCGACATGAAGGCCAAGAAGAACCTCTCTTCCTTCTCTGTCAACTTCAACTACCAGGGCCGCGTCGTTCCGTTTAGTGTGAAGGTGGCAACTTATGCCGGTGTAAGCACGACGATCACCAAGGAAGGCGGCGCAAGCCATCCGGGACATTCCGGCGGTGTTATCCAATAA
- a CDS encoding YjbH domain-containing protein produces the protein MKHKIIKKTLLTIGISLSIVNSHLSIAQRSLGVSGLLNIPSADMQEDGTFMAGGNYLPQEMLPQEWGYNSGNYFVNLTFLPFMEVAYRCTLLKVESTGKWNQDRSVSLRLRPLKEGKWWPSVVIGSNDLLTTGELNPFLDSGGNRYFSSVYAVGTKHFGFYGHDIGVTVGGHVPFRSRSENKGVFGGVSYRPAFLKPLEVMAEYDSKVVNMGVSARLFDHFSLYAYCYDFKTVAGGIRYELTPRQRVFNPDEVRMPWDGRVELVLYPQISLSNSWLDKIYGAVINIAPAVEARLWKGAAFTGQVILPVWNNMVGQMDYIRAGVLTLSQEFGLPGGAFGRVTVGNFTNNRMGADLKLRYATPDDRWMFGLEGGVTGSSTFYEGKWQVSNWKRVSGAAEVRFRERHFNMDFNLGVHRYIYGDYGVRVDCIRHFGRTTAGLYAMYTGGEANGGFHFAVPLPQWGKSRKVRVRLPEYYQMEYSGQSGLEYFRRKLGQDYETRPDESNSVPYDRRRDDL, from the coding sequence ATGAAACATAAAATAATAAAGAAAACCCTATTGACAATCGGCATTTCATTGTCGATTGTCAATTCTCATTTGTCAATCGCCCAACGCTCGTTGGGTGTTTCCGGTCTGCTGAACATCCCTTCGGCCGATATGCAGGAGGACGGTACGTTCATGGCAGGAGGCAATTACCTGCCTCAGGAGATGCTGCCTCAGGAGTGGGGATATAATTCGGGAAACTATTTCGTGAACCTGACGTTCCTGCCGTTTATGGAGGTGGCCTACCGGTGCACGTTGCTGAAGGTCGAGAGTACCGGCAAATGGAACCAGGACCGTTCGGTCTCCCTGCGTCTGCGTCCGTTGAAGGAGGGGAAATGGTGGCCGTCGGTCGTGATCGGTTCGAATGACTTGCTGACGACCGGCGAATTGAATCCTTTCCTGGATTCGGGCGGAAATCGTTATTTCTCTTCCGTCTATGCGGTCGGGACGAAACATTTCGGTTTCTACGGCCATGATATCGGCGTGACGGTGGGAGGGCATGTGCCGTTTCGCAGCAGGAGCGAGAACAAGGGGGTGTTCGGCGGGGTGAGCTACCGTCCGGCGTTCCTGAAGCCGCTTGAGGTGATGGCGGAATATGACTCGAAGGTGGTGAACATGGGAGTGTCGGCACGGCTGTTCGACCATTTTTCCTTGTATGCCTATTGCTACGATTTCAAGACGGTGGCGGGTGGAATCCGGTATGAGCTGACGCCCCGTCAGCGTGTGTTTAACCCCGACGAGGTCCGTATGCCCTGGGACGGACGGGTGGAGCTGGTGCTGTATCCGCAGATCTCGCTGAGCAATTCGTGGCTGGACAAGATATACGGGGCGGTGATCAATATCGCTCCGGCGGTGGAGGCGCGGCTTTGGAAAGGGGCGGCTTTCACGGGGCAGGTGATCCTGCCGGTTTGGAACAATATGGTCGGGCAGATGGACTATATCCGGGCCGGGGTGCTGACCTTGAGTCAAGAGTTCGGATTGCCCGGAGGGGCGTTCGGACGGGTGACGGTCGGCAACTTCACGAACAACCGGATGGGGGCGGACCTGAAACTGCGCTATGCGACGCCGGACGACCGTTGGATGTTCGGCTTGGAAGGCGGTGTGACCGGATCGTCCACCTTCTACGAGGGCAAATGGCAGGTGTCGAATTGGAAGCGGGTGAGCGGGGCGGCGGAGGTTCGTTTCCGCGAAAGGCATTTCAATATGGATTTCAACTTGGGCGTGCACCGGTATATCTATGGCGACTATGGGGTGCGGGTGGACTGCATCCGCCATTTCGGACGGACGACGGCCGGCTTGTATGCCATGTACACGGGGGGCGAGGCGAACGGCGGTTTCCATTTTGCCGTCCCGTTGCCGCAATGGGGCAAGTCGCGCAAGGTGAGGGTGCGCCTGCCGGAATATTACCAGATGGAATATTCGGGACAGAGCGGCCTTGAATATTTCCGCCGGAAACTCGGACAGGACTACGAGACTCGGCCGGATGAGAGCAATAGTGTTCCTTATGATAGGAGGAGGGATGATTTATAA
- a CDS encoding DUF4248 domain-containing protein: MTGTSDDEEGKWKNRSTTLRRLGRQYSPDVTPEVASRRLKQWIVGNPVLLGLLHENGWTASRRVLTPKQVEQIVRVLGEP; this comes from the coding sequence ATGACCGGGACGTCGGATGATGAAGAAGGAAAATGGAAAAACCGTTCCACCACGCTCCGGAGGCTGGGACGGCAATATAGCCCGGATGTCACGCCCGAAGTGGCTTCCAGGCGCTTGAAACAGTGGATCGTCGGCAATCCCGTCCTGCTCGGACTCTTGCACGAGAACGGCTGGACGGCTTCGCGGCGGGTGCTGACGCCAAAGCAGGTGGAACAGATTGTGCGGGTCCTTGGGGAACCTTGA